In one Pseudomonadota bacterium genomic region, the following are encoded:
- a CDS encoding beta-ketoacyl-ACP synthase III — MYQPAITGSGVFTPANVITNDELVAAFNAYADKENARHAEAIAAGERAPVPHSSAEFILAASGIERRYVLDKSGILDPDVMHPLLAPRPDEAPSQMAEMGVDAAREALDQAQVAPEDIDCILCAASNHERAYPAIAVEIQDLLGAGGFAYDMNVACSSATFGLQSAADMIRTGSVRKALVICPEICSAHLEWRDRDCHFIFGDVATALVLERADDAADRPKFLVISTRCATQFSNNIRNNAGYLRRAHGQMEDRRDMQFMQNGRKVFKEVLPLVSKHIADHLADEGIENKALKRLWLHQANKTMNDYIGKRVLGRDPELGEQPNILQDYANTSSAGSVIAFAKYSSDLAPGDTGLLCSFGAGYSVGSAILQRA, encoded by the coding sequence ATGTACCAGCCAGCCATCACCGGGTCGGGGGTGTTCACGCCCGCAAACGTCATCACGAACGACGAATTGGTCGCGGCCTTCAACGCCTATGCCGACAAGGAGAACGCGCGGCATGCGGAGGCGATCGCGGCCGGGGAGAGGGCGCCCGTGCCCCACTCCTCCGCGGAGTTCATCCTCGCCGCGAGCGGGATCGAGCGGCGCTATGTGCTTGATAAATCGGGCATTCTCGATCCCGACGTCATGCATCCCCTGCTCGCGCCCCGCCCCGACGAGGCGCCCTCGCAGATGGCGGAAATGGGCGTCGACGCGGCGCGGGAGGCGCTCGATCAGGCGCAGGTCGCCCCCGAAGACATCGATTGCATCCTCTGTGCCGCCTCCAACCACGAGCGCGCCTACCCCGCGATCGCCGTGGAAATTCAAGACCTTCTGGGCGCCGGCGGCTTCGCCTACGACATGAACGTGGCCTGTTCCTCGGCCACATTCGGGCTCCAATCTGCAGCTGACATGATCCGCACGGGCAGCGTCCGCAAGGCGCTCGTCATCTGCCCCGAGATCTGCTCCGCCCATCTCGAATGGCGCGACCGCGATTGTCACTTCATCTTCGGCGACGTCGCAACGGCCCTCGTCCTCGAGCGCGCGGACGACGCCGCTGACCGCCCGAAATTCCTCGTGATATCGACGCGCTGCGCGACGCAGTTCTCCAACAACATCCGCAACAATGCAGGCTACCTGCGTCGCGCCCACGGCCAGATGGAAGACCGGCGCGACATGCAATTCATGCAGAACGGGAGAAAGGTCTTCAAGGAGGTCCTGCCCCTCGTCTCGAAGCACATCGCCGACCACCTCGCCGACGAAGGCATTGAAAACAAGGCGCTCAAGCGCCTCTGGCTCCACCAGGCCAACAAGACCATGAACGATTACATCGGCAAGCGCGTGCTCGGCCGCGACCCAGAGCTCGGCGAGCAGCCCAACATCCTGCAGGACTACGCCAACACGTCCTCGGCGGGCTCCGTCATCGCCTTCGCGAAGTACTCAAGTGACCTCGCCCCAGGCGATACCGGTCTCCTGTGCTCCTTTGGCGCCGGCTATTCCGTGGGCTCCGCGATCCTGCAGCGCGCCTGA
- a CDS encoding D-glycerate dehydrogenase, which translates to MAKILITRPMPAGVLAAAEALGEVEMRETNAPMSARELRAAMWMYDAIIPTLGDACSATMMEGRGKLLANFGVGYNHIDVAAAKAAGIAVTNTPGAVTEATADIALMLMLMTCRRAGEGERLVRAGRWVGWHPTQMLGLHMSGKTVGIVGMGRIGQAIAKRCHAGFGMDVVFYNRSPKETEVPARQMETLSACLAAADVVVLAVPGGAETRHLIDASALAAMRPHAHLVNIARGDVVDEAALIEALEAGRIAGAGLDVYEHEPKVPDALAALETVVLLPHLGTAALEVRLSMGLMAVENVRAFLAGEALPNPV; encoded by the coding sequence ATGGCCAAGATCCTCATCACGCGGCCCATGCCCGCGGGTGTGCTCGCCGCGGCGGAGGCGCTGGGCGAGGTGGAGATGCGGGAGACGAACGCGCCCATGAGCGCGCGGGAGCTGCGCGCGGCGATGTGGATGTATGACGCGATCATCCCCACGCTGGGCGACGCGTGCAGCGCGACCATGATGGAAGGGCGGGGCAAGCTCCTGGCGAATTTCGGCGTGGGCTACAACCATATCGACGTCGCCGCCGCCAAGGCCGCGGGCATCGCCGTCACCAACACGCCCGGCGCGGTGACGGAGGCCACCGCCGATATCGCGCTCATGCTGATGCTGATGACCTGCCGCCGCGCGGGCGAGGGAGAGCGGCTCGTGCGCGCCGGGCGCTGGGTCGGCTGGCACCCCACGCAGATGCTCGGGCTCCACATGTCCGGCAAGACGGTGGGCATCGTGGGGATGGGGCGGATCGGGCAGGCGATCGCCAAGCGCTGCCACGCGGGCTTTGGCATGGATGTCGTCTTCTACAACCGCTCGCCCAAGGAGACCGAGGTGCCGGCCCGGCAGATGGAGACGCTCTCGGCCTGCCTCGCGGCGGCGGACGTCGTGGTGCTGGCGGTGCCGGGGGGCGCGGAGACACGGCACCTCATCGACGCGAGCGCGCTCGCGGCCATGAGACCCCATGCCCACCTCGTGAACATCGCGCGGGGTGACGTTGTGGACGAAGCCGCGCTGATCGAGGCGCTGGAAGCGGGCCGCATCGCCGGCGCCGGGCTCGATGTCTACGAGCATGAGCCGAAGGTGCCGGACGCCCTCGCGGCCCTCGAGACGGTCGTGCTTCTGCCCCATCTCGGCACAGCGGCGCTCGAGGTGCGGCTCTCCATGGGGCTGATGGCGGTGGAGAACGTGCGCGCCTTCCTCGCCGGAGAGGCGCTCCCCAACCCGGTGTGA
- the carB gene encoding carbamoyl-phosphate synthase large subunit, which produces MPKRTDIQSIMIIGAGPIVIGQACEFDYSGAQACKALREEGYRVILVNSNPATIMTDPGLADATYIEPITPEVVAKIIEKERPDALLPTMGGQTGLNTSLALEEMGVLEKFGVEMIGAKRPAIEMAEDRKLFREAMDRIGLENPRATIANTMEECMAALEVIGLPAIIRPAFTLGGTGGGVAYNREDYEYYCRSGLDASPVNQILIDESLLGWKEYEMEVVRDRADNAIIVCSIENVDPMGVHTGDSITVAPALTLTDKEYQIMRNGSIAVLREIGVETGGSNVQWAVNPADGRMVVIEMNPRVSRSSALASKATGFPIAKIAAKLAVGYTLDELDNDITKVTPASFEPTIDYVVTKIPKFAFEKFPGAEPLLSTAMKSVGEAMSIGRTFHESVQKALASMESGLTGFDDYIPAEIPADRLTRREGVLYGESPEVQQTIDKVITRDLALQTPDRLRLIAQAMRFGFSDEEIQDITSFDPWFLARIREIVAAEAEIIDGGLPGDATGLRRLKMMGFSDARLATLSGETEAGVRNARIGQGVTAVFKRIDTCAAEFEAQTPYMYSTHETPVMGEVECEARPSEAKKVVILGGGPNRIGQGIEFDYCCCHACFALTEQGYETIMVNCNPETVSTDYDTSDRLYFEPLTFEHVMEILRVEQEAGTLHGVIVQFGGQTPLKLANALEAAGIPILGTTPDAIDLAEDRERFQALVTKLDLKQPKNGIAHTDAEALEIAAEIGFPLVIRPSYVLGGRAMEIVRDQAGLERYISEAVVVSGDSPVLLDSYLDGAIELDVDALSDGEDVHIAGIMQHIEEAGVHSGDSACSLPPYSLPQDIIEEVERQACSLAVALNVRGLMNVQFAVKDGEIYLIEVNPRASRTVPFVAKAVGSPIAAIAARIMAGEKLGTFDLVDPNIPSFAVKEAVLPFARFPGVDTLLGPEMRSTGEVMGSDASFHRAFLKAQMGAGVTLPEGGRVFLSIKEADKTEVLIDTAQTLVDLGFEIIATRGTTAFLEAHGIASEVVNKVYEGRPNIVDTMKDGRIALVMNTTEGAQAVEDSRSMRNVALMDRIPYYTTLAASHAAAKAMAAGREGDLAVERLQH; this is translated from the coding sequence ATGCCGAAACGGACCGATATCCAGTCCATCATGATCATCGGCGCGGGCCCCATCGTCATCGGCCAGGCCTGCGAATTCGACTATTCCGGCGCCCAGGCGTGCAAGGCGCTCCGCGAGGAGGGCTACCGCGTCATCCTCGTCAATTCGAACCCGGCCACGATCATGACAGACCCAGGGCTGGCCGACGCCACCTATATCGAGCCCATCACGCCCGAGGTCGTGGCCAAGATCATCGAGAAGGAGCGCCCCGACGCGCTTTTGCCCACCATGGGCGGGCAAACCGGCCTCAACACCTCGCTCGCGCTCGAGGAAATGGGCGTGCTGGAGAAATTCGGCGTGGAGATGATCGGCGCCAAGCGCCCGGCCATCGAGATGGCCGAGGACAGGAAGCTCTTCCGCGAAGCGATGGACCGGATCGGCCTCGAAAACCCGCGCGCCACCATCGCCAACACGATGGAGGAATGCATGGCCGCGCTGGAGGTTATTGGCCTCCCCGCCATCATCCGCCCGGCTTTCACCCTCGGCGGCACCGGCGGCGGCGTGGCCTACAACCGGGAAGACTACGAATATTATTGCCGCTCGGGCCTCGACGCCTCCCCGGTGAACCAGATCCTCATCGACGAGAGCCTCTTGGGCTGGAAGGAATACGAGATGGAGGTGGTGCGCGACCGCGCCGACAACGCCATCATCGTCTGCTCCATCGAGAATGTGGACCCGATGGGCGTCCATACCGGCGACTCGATCACCGTGGCCCCCGCACTCACACTCACCGACAAGGAATACCAGATCATGCGCAACGGCTCGATCGCCGTCCTGCGCGAGATCGGCGTGGAGACCGGCGGCAGTAACGTGCAATGGGCGGTGAACCCCGCCGACGGGCGCATGGTCGTCATCGAGATGAACCCCCGCGTGTCGCGGTCCTCGGCGCTGGCCTCCAAGGCCACCGGCTTCCCCATTGCCAAGATCGCGGCGAAGCTTGCCGTGGGCTACACCTTGGATGAGCTCGACAACGACATCACGAAGGTCACGCCCGCGAGCTTCGAGCCCACCATCGACTACGTGGTGACGAAGATCCCCAAATTCGCGTTCGAGAAGTTCCCGGGCGCGGAGCCGCTCCTTTCGACCGCGATGAAAAGCGTGGGCGAAGCCATGTCCATCGGGCGCACCTTCCATGAAAGCGTGCAAAAGGCGCTGGCCTCCATGGAATCGGGCCTCACGGGCTTTGACGATTACATCCCCGCCGAGATCCCCGCCGACCGGCTGACCCGCCGTGAGGGCGTACTCTACGGCGAGAGCCCGGAGGTCCAGCAGACCATCGACAAGGTCATCACGCGCGACCTCGCGCTGCAGACGCCCGACCGGCTGCGCCTCATCGCGCAGGCCATGCGCTTTGGCTTCTCCGACGAGGAGATCCAGGACATCACGAGCTTCGACCCGTGGTTCCTCGCCCGGATCCGCGAGATCGTGGCCGCCGAGGCGGAGATCATCGACGGAGGCCTGCCCGGCGACGCCACGGGCCTGCGCCGGCTCAAGATGATGGGCTTTTCCGATGCCCGCCTCGCCACGCTCTCCGGCGAAACGGAGGCAGGTGTGCGCAACGCGCGGATCGGCCAGGGCGTCACGGCTGTCTTCAAGCGTATCGACACCTGCGCGGCCGAGTTCGAGGCACAGACCCCTTACATGTATTCCACCCACGAGACCCCCGTCATGGGCGAGGTGGAATGCGAAGCGCGGCCCAGCGAGGCCAAGAAGGTCGTCATTCTCGGCGGCGGCCCCAACCGCATCGGCCAGGGCATCGAGTTCGACTATTGCTGCTGCCACGCCTGCTTCGCGCTGACCGAGCAGGGCTACGAGACCATCATGGTCAACTGCAACCCGGAGACCGTGTCGACGGACTACGACACCTCCGACCGCCTCTATTTCGAGCCGCTCACCTTCGAGCACGTCATGGAGATCCTGCGCGTGGAGCAGGAGGCCGGCACCCTCCACGGTGTCATCGTCCAGTTCGGCGGGCAGACGCCCCTGAAGCTCGCCAATGCGCTCGAGGCCGCGGGCATCCCCATACTCGGCACCACGCCCGACGCCATCGACCTCGCCGAGGATCGCGAGCGCTTCCAGGCGCTCGTGACAAAGCTCGACCTCAAGCAACCGAAGAACGGCATCGCCCACACCGATGCCGAGGCCCTCGAGATCGCAGCCGAGATCGGCTTCCCCCTCGTCATCCGCCCCTCCTACGTACTGGGCGGGCGGGCCATGGAGATCGTCCGAGATCAGGCCGGGCTCGAGCGCTATATCTCCGAGGCCGTCGTCGTGTCGGGCGACAGCCCCGTCCTCCTCGACAGCTACCTCGACGGCGCCATCGAGCTCGACGTCGACGCGCTCTCCGACGGTGAGGACGTCCACATCGCGGGCATCATGCAGCACATCGAGGAGGCGGGCGTCCATTCCGGTGACAGCGCCTGCTCGCTCCCGCCCTACTCGCTCCCGCAGGACATCATCGAGGAGGTCGAGCGCCAGGCCTGCTCGCTGGCCGTGGCCCTCAACGTCCGCGGCCTTATGAACGTGCAATTCGCGGTGAAAGACGGCGAGATCTATCTCATCGAGGTCAATCCCCGCGCCTCCCGCACCGTGCCCTTCGTGGCCAAGGCCGTGGGCTCCCCCATCGCCGCCATCGCCGCGCGGATCATGGCGGGCGAGAAGCTCGGCACCTTTGACCTCGTGGACCCCAACATCCCGAGCTTCGCCGTCAAGGAGGCCGTCCTCCCCTTCGCCCGCTTCCCGGGCGTCGACACGCTGCTCGGCCCCGAGATGCGCTCCACCGGCGAAGTCATGGGCTCGGACGCCAGCTTCCACCGCGCCTTCCTCAAGGCGCAGATGGGCGCGGGCGTGACGCTGCCCGAAGGCGGCCGCGTCTTCCTCTCCATCAAGGAGGCCGACAAGACGGAGGTCCTCATCGACACCGCGCAGACCCTCGTAGATCTCGGCTTCGAGATCATCGCCACCCGCGGCACGACCGCCTTCCTCGAGGCCCACGGCATCGCCTCCGAAGTGGTCAACAAGGTCTACGAAGGCCGCCCCAACATCGTGGACACAATGAAAGACGGCCGCATCGCGCTCGTCATGAACACCACCGAGGGCGCGCAGGCGGTGGAGGACTCGCGGAGTATGCGCAACGTCGCCCTCATGGACCGCATCCCCTACTACACGACACTGGCCGCCAGCCACGCCGCCGCGAAGGCCATGGCGGCGGGGCGTGAGGGGGATCTTGCAGTTGAGCGATTGCAACACTAG
- a CDS encoding thymidine kinase → MAKLYFHYSTMNAGKSTLLLQASHNYVERGMATYLLTANFDDRAGAGHIGSRIGIGAEADIYTRDEDLFAKIAARLAQGPCHCVFVDEAQWLSRDQVWQLARAVDDLGVPIMCYGLRVDFRGELFPGSAALLAIADEMREVRTICHCGKKATMVVRLGPDGKALKDGPQVQVGGNETYVSLCRRHFREAMGE, encoded by the coding sequence ATGGCGAAGCTCTACTTCCACTACTCGACGATGAACGCGGGGAAATCCACGCTGCTCCTGCAGGCCTCCCACAATTACGTGGAGCGGGGCATGGCGACCTACCTGCTCACGGCCAATTTCGATGACCGCGCGGGCGCGGGCCATATCGGGAGCCGCATCGGGATCGGCGCGGAGGCGGATATCTATACACGCGACGAAGATCTCTTCGCCAAGATCGCCGCCCGGCTGGCCCAGGGGCCCTGCCACTGTGTCTTCGTGGACGAGGCGCAATGGCTCTCGCGCGACCAGGTCTGGCAGCTCGCGCGGGCGGTGGACGATCTCGGCGTGCCGATCATGTGCTACGGGCTCCGCGTCGATTTCCGGGGCGAGCTTTTTCCGGGCTCCGCAGCACTTCTGGCCATCGCGGACGAGATGCGCGAGGTGCGCACGATCTGCCATTGCGGGAAGAAGGCCACGATGGTGGTGCGCCTCGGCCCGGACGGCAAGGCGCTCAAGGACGGGCCGCAGGTGCAGGTGGGCGGCAACGAGACCTATGTCAGCCTCTGCCGCCGCCATTTTCGCGAGGCGATGGGGGAGTAA
- a CDS encoding Fic family protein, with product MSERKSVAAEPPLISDPRRLAEAEASNAVAQYDWALEEAQRWIDAGKPNLRISMLLELHRKALQGIDRYAGNFRPDSVRIEGSSHDPIPGAEVPSQVEELFEHLKDNWERKTATYLSAYAMWRLNWIHPFADGNGRTSRMLSYMILCARSGFIFPGVKSIPEQISENKTPYYRALEAADHAWLQDQKVDVSKMTQLMEDYLSNQLVTMAETATGKTFNGHESGQQKRGIERHAVLVALIVGLLVTAATIAAALI from the coding sequence GTGTCAGAGCGTAAGAGCGTAGCGGCAGAACCGCCTCTGATCTCGGACCCGCGTAGGCTGGCTGAAGCGGAAGCCAGCAATGCAGTTGCGCAGTATGACTGGGCTCTTGAGGAAGCACAGCGATGGATTGATGCTGGCAAGCCGAACCTTCGCATTTCAATGCTACTTGAGCTTCACAGAAAGGCGCTCCAAGGCATCGATAGGTACGCAGGCAACTTCCGTCCAGATAGCGTAAGAATTGAAGGCAGCAGCCATGACCCGATTCCTGGTGCCGAGGTCCCAAGCCAGGTCGAGGAGTTGTTTGAGCACCTTAAGGATAACTGGGAACGCAAAACCGCTACATATCTATCTGCTTACGCGATGTGGCGGTTGAACTGGATCCACCCTTTCGCTGACGGAAATGGTAGGACCTCACGTATGCTTTCCTATATGATACTCTGCGCAAGGAGCGGGTTCATCTTTCCCGGCGTGAAATCAATTCCTGAACAAATATCGGAAAACAAAACACCGTATTACCGAGCGCTGGAGGCTGCAGATCACGCTTGGCTGCAAGACCAGAAAGTAGACGTCTCCAAGATGACACAGCTTATGGAAGACTACCTTAGCAACCAGCTTGTTACGATGGCGGAGACTGCGACGGGTAAGACGTTTAATGGCCACGAAAGCGGACAGCAAAAGCGTGGCATAGAAAGGCATGCGGTATTGGTAGCACTTATAGTCGGGCTGCTCGTTACAGCCGCTACCATCGCCGCCGCCTTAATATGA
- the proC gene encoding pyrroline-5-carboxylate reductase, with protein MDISEIETRGLVMLGCGKMGSAMLAGWLKGGLSPEAIWVQDPAPSDWVLGTGVHVNAPLPEAPAVVIIAVKPQMMEKALPALANHVGGETLFLSVAAGTSLETYARLLSAEAPVIRAMPNTPAAIGQGITALVGSRTSTAAHMDLAEALLSAIGKTVRLDHEGQMDAVTGLSGSGPAYVFHMIECMAAAGQSQGLAPELAMELATATVAGAGQLALGDETPEQLRINVTSPNGTTQAGLEVLMGELPALIRGTVRAATERSRELSRD; from the coding sequence ATGGACATTTCAGAGATCGAGACCCGTGGCCTCGTCATGCTGGGCTGCGGGAAGATGGGCTCGGCCATGCTCGCGGGCTGGCTAAAGGGGGGTCTTTCCCCCGAGGCCATCTGGGTGCAGGACCCCGCGCCGTCGGACTGGGTGCTGGGCACCGGGGTCCACGTGAACGCGCCGCTCCCGGAGGCCCCGGCCGTCGTCATCATCGCCGTGAAGCCGCAGATGATGGAGAAAGCGCTGCCCGCGCTCGCGAACCATGTCGGTGGCGAGACGCTCTTTCTCTCCGTGGCCGCCGGCACCTCGCTCGAGACCTATGCGCGCCTTTTGAGCGCCGAGGCGCCCGTAATCCGCGCCATGCCCAACACGCCAGCGGCGATCGGGCAGGGGATCACGGCGCTCGTGGGCTCGCGGACCAGCACCGCGGCCCATATGGACCTCGCCGAGGCGCTCTTGTCGGCCATCGGCAAAACCGTGCGGCTCGATCACGAGGGCCAGATGGATGCGGTCACGGGTCTGTCTGGCTCGGGCCCGGCCTATGTCTTTCACATGATCGAATGCATGGCCGCGGCGGGCCAGTCGCAGGGCCTTGCACCCGAGCTCGCCATGGAACTCGCCACCGCCACCGTGGCGGGCGCGGGCCAGTTGGCGCTGGGCGATGAGACGCCCGAGCAACTGCGGATCAACGTGACGAGCCCGAACGGCACGACGCAGGCGGGTCTCGAGGTGCTCATGGGCGAACTGCCCGCGCTCATCCGCGGGACGGTGCGGGCTGCGACGGAGCGCTCGCGGGAGCTCAGCCGTGACTGA
- the arsH gene encoding arsenical resistance protein ArsH encodes MPNLAEGQLRPLDIGALAGPGDDGHAPRILLLYGSLREQSYSRGTAEEGARVLRALGCETRFFNPTGLPLPGDPANPLEEKHEKVAELRELALWSEGMVWSSPERHGAMTGIMKTQTDWIPLSAIGGIRPTQGKTLALMQVSGGSQSFNAVNQMRILGRWMRMITIPNQSSVPKAWLEFENGRMKPGPLYNRIVDVMEELARFTVMTRGRSGMLTDRYSERVESAAEVHARVSKATS; translated from the coding sequence ATGCCGAACCTCGCGGAGGGCCAGCTGCGCCCGCTCGACATCGGCGCGCTCGCGGGCCCCGGGGATGACGGGCACGCGCCGCGGATCCTTCTCCTTTATGGCTCCCTTCGCGAGCAAAGCTATTCGCGCGGGACGGCGGAGGAAGGTGCGCGCGTGCTGCGCGCCTTGGGCTGTGAGACCCGCTTTTTCAACCCGACCGGCCTGCCGCTCCCCGGGGATCCGGCCAACCCGCTCGAGGAAAAGCACGAGAAGGTGGCAGAGCTGCGCGAACTCGCGCTCTGGTCCGAAGGGATGGTGTGGTCCTCCCCCGAGCGCCACGGCGCGATGACGGGGATCATGAAAACGCAGACCGATTGGATCCCGCTTTCGGCGATCGGTGGGATCCGTCCCACGCAAGGCAAGACGCTGGCCCTCATGCAGGTCTCGGGCGGCTCCCAGAGCTTCAACGCGGTGAACCAGATGCGCATCCTCGGGCGCTGGATGCGGATGATCACGATCCCGAACCAGAGCTCCGTCCCGAAGGCCTGGCTCGAATTCGAGAACGGCCGCATGAAGCCCGGGCCGCTCTATAACCGGATCGTGGACGTGATGGAGGAATTGGCGCGGTTCACGGTGATGACGCGGGGGCGGAGCGGGATGCTCACGGACCGCTATTCCGAGCGCGTGGAAAGCGCGGCGGAGGTCCATGCGCGGGTGTCGAAGGCGACCTCCTGA
- a CDS encoding BrnA antitoxin family protein translates to MARKRSVAPLWAKHPGDMTIKERVSWMRSLEGMRQLEYDLHDTFNFNETFPREWFEIWQGEDRDTKTVRMTIRVDADVVRFFKSMGPGYQPRMNKVLRSFMHARLAKFIDGPMCAWEVLEPKRTLDEEVRSVIRK, encoded by the coding sequence ATGGCCCGCAAGAGATCCGTCGCCCCGCTGTGGGCCAAGCACCCCGGGGACATGACGATCAAGGAGCGCGTCTCCTGGATGCGGTCCCTCGAGGGGATGCGGCAGCTGGAATACGACCTCCACGACACGTTCAACTTCAACGAGACCTTCCCGCGGGAGTGGTTCGAGATCTGGCAGGGCGAGGACCGCGACACGAAGACCGTGCGGATGACGATCCGCGTCGACGCGGACGTCGTGCGGTTCTTCAAATCCATGGGGCCGGGCTACCAGCCCAGGATGAACAAGGTGCTGCGCAGCTTCATGCACGCTCGCCTCGCCAAGTTCATCGACGGCCCCATGTGCGCCTGGGAGGTGCTCGAGCCCAAGCGAACGCTCGACGAGGAGGTGAGATCGGTGATCAGGAAGTGA
- a CDS encoding YbjN domain-containing protein, which produces MAISETFHEIEDLHPIDIVEHIAEHQDWEFDRISDEQIAMAVEGQWRTYSITLAWSAYDQTLRLICTFDMEPPEDRIDALNAALNRVNDNCWAGAFTYWQQQKLMVYRYGLILSGGQMATPDQIDTMISAAVLSAERYYPAFQLVTWGERDLDEAMQVAIAEAYGRA; this is translated from the coding sequence ATGGCAATTTCCGAGACCTTCCACGAGATCGAAGACCTCCACCCGATCGACATCGTCGAGCACATCGCCGAGCATCAGGACTGGGAATTTGACCGCATCTCCGACGAGCAGATCGCGATGGCCGTGGAGGGGCAGTGGCGCACCTATTCCATCACGCTGGCTTGGTCGGCCTATGACCAGACGTTGCGCCTCATCTGCACCTTCGACATGGAGCCGCCCGAAGACCGCATCGACGCGCTCAACGCCGCGCTGAACCGGGTCAACGACAATTGCTGGGCCGGCGCTTTCACCTACTGGCAGCAGCAGAAGCTCATGGTCTATCGCTACGGGCTCATCCTGTCGGGCGGGCAGATGGCCACGCCGGACCAGATCGACACCATGATCTCCGCCGCGGTCCTTTCAGCCGAGCGGTACTACCCCGCCTTCCAGCTCGTCACTTGGGGCGAGCGCGACCTCGACGAAGCCATGCAAGTCGCTATTGCGGAGGCCTATGGCCGGGCCTAA
- a CDS encoding accessory factor UbiK family protein, which yields MQTRNKVMDDLSQLMTNAMGVAQGAREEAETAMKSWVDRFLADRDLVTREEFDAVRAMAQKAREENEALKARIEVLEAK from the coding sequence ATGCAGACCCGCAACAAGGTGATGGACGATCTCAGCCAACTCATGACGAATGCCATGGGCGTGGCCCAAGGCGCGCGCGAGGAGGCGGAGACGGCGATGAAGAGCTGGGTCGACCGGTTTCTCGCGGACCGGGACCTCGTGACCCGCGAAGAGTTCGACGCGGTGCGCGCCATGGCGCAGAAGGCGCGCGAGGAGAACGAGGCGCTTAAAGCCCGCATCGAGGTGCTCGAAGCCAAATAG
- a CDS encoding tRNA-binding protein, which translates to MTEEISFEDFAKVDIRVGRVVRAEPFPEARKPAIKVWVDFGPEIGERKSSAQLTRHYTPEALVGRRVVAVVNFPPRQIGKFMSEILVLGVPDADGEVVLLAPDLAVADDVPLGGRMY; encoded by the coding sequence GTGACTGAGGAGATCAGCTTCGAGGATTTCGCCAAGGTCGACATCCGCGTGGGCCGCGTCGTCCGTGCCGAGCCGTTCCCGGAGGCCCGGAAGCCCGCCATCAAGGTGTGGGTGGATTTCGGGCCCGAGATCGGGGAGCGGAAATCCTCGGCCCAGCTCACGCGGCACTACACGCCCGAGGCGCTGGTGGGGCGCCGCGTGGTGGCGGTGGTGAATTTCCCGCCGCGCCAGATCGGCAAATTCATGTCCGAGATCCTCGTGCTGGGCGTGCCGGATGCGGATGGCGAGGTGGTGCTGCTGGCCCCCGATCTCGCCGTGGCGGACGACGTGCCGCTCGGCGGGCGCATGTACTGA